A DNA window from Planctomycetota bacterium contains the following coding sequences:
- a CDS encoding response regulator, with the protein MSKVLVCDDNFAIREFCRLELERRGYVVLVANNGQNALDLCQVERPDLVVLDMRMPGLDGQEVLFRLKQLHPQLPVIVHTAHPEEYHDQDVNHLANACVAKDANPDGLIHAVALALALPDAP; encoded by the coding sequence ATGTCCAAAGTACTGGTATGCGACGATAACTTCGCAATTCGAGAGTTCTGCCGTCTGGAACTCGAACGGCGCGGTTACGTTGTCCTGGTAGCGAATAATGGCCAAAACGCGCTCGACCTTTGCCAGGTCGAGCGGCCAGATCTGGTTGTTCTCGATATGCGAATGCCGGGGCTGGACGGGCAAGAGGTCCTCTTTCGCCTTAAACAACTGCATCCTCAGCTCCCCGTGATTGTCCACACGGCTCATCCTGAGGAATACCACGATCAGGACGTCAACCATCTGGCGAATGCTTGCGTCGCCAAGGATGCCAATCCCGATGGCCTGATACATGCGGTCGCTTTGGCGCTCGCGCTCCCCGACGCTCCCTAG
- a CDS encoding CHAP domain-containing protein, with product MARRSMTRSRTVLRLFVLAWAVATAVSAAGAPYVSADPNWHFPEGQCTYYAAIEFERQAGAKVNWGGHAAAWFENAMAKGWHTSTNASDVTKGSLLVWKGGRFGHVAVVGDVVGDRVLVLEMNAGRVLIDSTRGITDGFNLLRRRYLYTSNQFRRGELLFVGIIFPTPSVTPASVASHPACSCLGLESDELEDSPPSVTRVSAGPLSSGLLNSIHPVMSEHRHYPSRRTSP from the coding sequence ATGGCACGGCGCTCTATGACTCGTTCGCGAACAGTATTGCGACTTTTCGTTCTGGCCTGGGCGGTCGCGACGGCCGTAAGCGCGGCAGGCGCGCCCTATGTATCGGCGGATCCCAATTGGCATTTTCCCGAAGGGCAATGCACCTATTACGCCGCGATCGAATTCGAACGCCAGGCGGGCGCCAAAGTGAATTGGGGCGGCCATGCGGCAGCGTGGTTCGAAAACGCAATGGCAAAAGGTTGGCACACCAGCACCAATGCGAGCGATGTCACCAAGGGTTCGCTGCTGGTCTGGAAGGGTGGCCGATTCGGCCACGTTGCCGTTGTTGGCGACGTGGTCGGCGACCGCGTGTTGGTACTGGAAATGAACGCCGGCCGCGTGCTCATCGACTCCACAAGAGGAATCACCGATGGCTTCAACCTCTTGCGAAGGCGATATCTATACACATCCAATCAATTCCGTCGCGGCGAGTTGTTATTTGTCGGCATCATCTTTCCCACGCCGTCCGTAACGCCTGCCAGTGTTGCGTCGCACCCGGCTTGTTCCTGCCTGGGGCTTGAATCCGACGAGTTGGAAGATTCTCCGCCATCGGTCACACGTGTCTCCGCTGGGCCATTGTCCTCTGGATTGTTGAATTCCATACACCCAGTAATGTCGGAACATCGCCATTATCCTTCGAGGAGAACATCGCCGTGA
- a CDS encoding M28 family peptidase, with product MIGVCLVTVASAAIGLIDVVFACLRASCRWPHGGFVPARAPIHLRRWFVLALTLTWGASLPPLRAAEKESGDRTIAANDQDALRDVVETLANDIFEGRAAGSRGGHAAAYYLLTKFQNFDLLPMGDRRQGYYQAFGNQCQNILGLLPGSDPTVKDQVVMVCAHFDHVGYGNKSNSRGGIGEIHNGADDNASGVAVLLEVIKAFQSLPSAPRRSILFALWDGEEEELRGSRYWTAHPTTPLNQVTFVCNLDMVGRLGDKKLEVIGWRSQAGLRRLVVEQNDHATLPLDFCWKLKKNSDHYSFYQFDIPVLMFHTGLHDDYHRPSDDADKLDYAGMAKITRLVADTIRAVADLPQVPAFRTSVHTETSALRGAIESPVAAPPGRLGIEWKYSRDNDRLLITRVNANSAAERAGLCQGDTLLSVDGNQLGEGVDLDSLIVMAPPSIDVVVQRADDSASELRTVDLHGEPVRIGISWRVDPADPTAIILVQVVPYSPADRAGLRLTDRIYRVDGLGFLNDEEFQQLIERRSLPLELQFERDGVTHVVKLDAPTRNVSVKATARARH from the coding sequence ATGATCGGAGTCTGCCTAGTCACCGTTGCCTCCGCTGCAATTGGGTTGATCGACGTTGTTTTTGCCTGCCTACGCGCGTCTTGTCGCTGGCCGCACGGCGGCTTCGTCCCAGCGAGAGCGCCGATTCACCTGCGTCGTTGGTTCGTTCTGGCTTTGACTTTGACCTGGGGCGCCTCCTTGCCACCACTGCGCGCCGCGGAGAAAGAGTCCGGCGACCGGACGATAGCGGCGAACGACCAGGACGCCCTTCGCGACGTTGTCGAGACGTTAGCCAACGACATCTTCGAGGGACGCGCCGCCGGAAGCCGCGGTGGGCATGCGGCGGCCTATTACTTGTTGACGAAGTTCCAGAACTTCGACCTCCTCCCGATGGGAGATCGCCGACAGGGCTATTACCAGGCCTTTGGCAATCAATGCCAAAACATTTTGGGATTGCTTCCCGGGTCGGACCCCACGGTGAAAGATCAGGTGGTCATGGTCTGCGCGCATTTTGACCATGTGGGCTACGGCAACAAAAGCAACAGTCGAGGGGGTATCGGTGAAATTCACAACGGGGCCGATGACAACGCCAGCGGAGTGGCCGTGCTGCTAGAGGTCATCAAGGCGTTCCAGTCGCTGCCAAGTGCCCCCCGGCGCTCGATTCTGTTTGCACTCTGGGACGGCGAAGAAGAAGAGCTGCGAGGGTCTCGCTACTGGACCGCGCATCCGACTACGCCGCTCAATCAGGTGACGTTTGTGTGCAATCTCGATATGGTTGGTCGGCTCGGTGACAAGAAGCTAGAAGTTATCGGCTGGCGTTCGCAAGCGGGCCTGCGCCGGCTGGTCGTTGAACAAAACGACCATGCGACGCTACCACTGGATTTTTGTTGGAAGTTGAAAAAAAACAGCGATCACTATTCCTTCTATCAATTCGATATTCCAGTGTTAATGTTCCATACCGGCTTACATGACGATTATCATCGCCCCAGTGACGACGCCGACAAATTGGACTACGCGGGCATGGCCAAGATTACGCGTCTCGTCGCAGACACCATACGAGCCGTCGCCGACCTGCCGCAGGTTCCGGCATTCCGTACCTCGGTGCATACCGAAACGTCGGCCCTGCGCGGCGCCATCGAAAGTCCGGTCGCGGCTCCCCCCGGCCGCCTGGGAATCGAGTGGAAATACAGCCGCGACAACGACCGGTTACTGATCACGCGCGTCAACGCGAACTCAGCGGCGGAACGGGCTGGGCTTTGTCAAGGAGACACCCTCTTAAGTGTCGACGGCAATCAGCTCGGCGAAGGTGTGGATCTTGACTCGCTGATTGTCATGGCGCCACCGTCAATTGACGTGGTTGTTCAACGAGCTGACGACAGCGCGAGCGAACTTCGCACGGTTGACCTCCACGGAGAGCCAGTTCGCATCGGCATTTCCTGGCGTGTCGATCCGGCCGATCCAACAGCCATCATCCTGGTGCAAGTAGTTCCCTATTCTCCTGCCGATCGGGCGGGATTGCGCTTGACCGATCGCATTTACCGGGTCGATGGCCTCGGCTTTCTGAACGACGAGGAGTTCCAGCAACTTATCGAAAGACGATCGCTGCCCCTGGAGTTGCAATTTGAGCGAGACGGAGTGACGCATGTCGTGAAGCTTGACGCGCCAACGCGAAATGTTTCTGTGAAGGCCACGGCAAGGGCTCGCCATTGA
- a CDS encoding tetratricopeptide repeat protein, with translation MREAEGYLELGLPQLALDRLERMKDPGTFRGHQLSLMGEALRSLQRYEQAVTVLEEATDLTPSNLHAWLTLGWCLKRSRRLDQAISALERARDVSPTEAIVHYNLACYYSLARRKSEALSCLQRAIEMQPDYRDAIGDERDFDPLRADPDFQALMTIIV, from the coding sequence ATGCGCGAAGCCGAGGGCTACCTCGAGCTGGGACTGCCGCAGCTTGCGCTCGATCGACTGGAACGGATGAAAGACCCCGGCACGTTCCGCGGCCATCAGCTATCGCTGATGGGCGAGGCGCTCCGCTCGCTACAGCGCTACGAGCAAGCGGTCACCGTCCTGGAAGAAGCGACCGACCTGACCCCCAGCAATCTGCACGCCTGGCTGACGCTGGGTTGGTGCTTGAAGCGAAGCCGCCGGCTGGACCAGGCGATTTCGGCCCTGGAACGGGCACGTGACGTGTCCCCGACCGAAGCGATCGTCCACTACAACCTGGCCTGCTACTACAGCCTGGCCCGCCGCAAGAGCGAGGCCCTGTCCTGCTTGCAACGGGCCATCGAGATGCAGCCCGACTACCGGGACGCCATCGGCGACGAGCGGGACTTTGACCCACTACGGGCCGACCCCGACTTCCAGGCCCTGATGACGATTATCGTCTAG